The genomic stretch aagtatttaaaaatgttctgcATAAAGAGGGAAAAAGTTATGTCTTTTTATCCAAAGTCAGTTGACATTGGAATGTTTACAGATTTTGAAAAACAAGGGGGTGATGAGTAgataagtataaaaagaaaatttaactgTGCCTATATCATGATCTATTATAATACTTTGGTTATAGTCACTACAGGCTGCAAAGGATGTTGAAAATCATCTACGTTTTGCAACTCATTATTAGCAAAACCAAATGAACCTTTTATTCAAGTGTGATCAATTATTTCCAAAGAGCATAGCATAGCTCAGCTCATCCCTTCATGGTAGTCGATACAACGGGCGTTTTCTCCCCCACTCACACTTGTAAAATCGATAGGTGTCCTCATTATTAGAGAGCAGTCATTGAACAATAATCTTTGGGACCACCCGTGTGCTCAGCTGTTTGGCTGTTGctataaagaaattttagaaagaaaccGTGGTCCCTATTATCAGGAATTTATAGTATAATTGAGAAAAGAAGTTTTATATGgcagaatttttagaaaatatcatTAAACAATAACCTATTAAAGGCTAGATGATTCAGTCTATATGTTTCAGAGGATATAAAATAATGAAGGATAGAATGTTTAGGGATAGCTTCATGGTGGGCAAGAGGATAAATTTTAACTGATCCCTGAAGACCTGATAGTATTTGAGTGAAGAATTAAAGACataaggagagaggaggagtggCGGTTAAAGTTAATGAGAGTAAGTACGTGAAGGTGGAAATGAGAACATTTGTGGAACTGTGAGGCGATCAGGCTAAGGAGAGTGGAGACTGAATGCTGATGAGTAGTGGGAAATGCTATGTCATAGGTAGGTGGATTCAGATGGAGAAGTTCTTGATAAGCAGGCACAGATGTATATTTATGATGCAATTGGAAATAAGATGTTAGAGGAATATAAACAAGGGAGAGTCAGGCCCAAGGCAGAAAGTCCTATGATTTCTGGCAGATGCTTCCAGCACGAATCCTCATAACTAGAGGGTGGAGGCAGTGAAGCCAGTCAAGCTGCTAATGAAATAATATGGGACTTGCAAAGTCCAAAGGGGATAACcattaaaaaagggagaaagggactGAAATGAGGGATATTTTGTAGGAAACAAAATTTACAGCTCTTAGTCTGAACTTGAGGGATGAAGGAAATGGATGAATCAATATGCCACCCCATGTTATCAGGACAATATTTccggaaaaaaaattttatttttgaaaagttgaaaTGGAAGAGGACTACTTGGGGAGGATAGCATATTGtgctctcctgccttctctctccattaattaattaatttattttctgacaaaTACTTACTGTCCTTTGTACGCCAAGCACTGGAGGTACACTGGAGAGGAAAACAGATTCAGTCTCTGCCATGATGTACTTGAGAGCCTTGTGAGGGAGGCCATCACtaactaaataatttaaatatttaaacaaaacaaatgttatCACATCCTTCATTTTACAGCAATGGTAATCTACCAAGGTACTACGACAGCATATAAAATGACGAGTTGCTTTAAacaaagaggcaaaggaaaactTTCCTAGGAAATTCACCAATAAATTGGAGATTAGAAGAATGAGCAAGAGctgactcagagtgaagggaaggaCCATGGTGCATGTGAGGGAATGAAACGCATCCAGTGTTGCTGAGGAGCAGAGAAAATGTGTACTGTGGTACAAAATGAGGTTGGTGAGATACCCTGAAGTCAAAACACATTGAGCTTTGTCAGACACAGTTGgaacttttgtgtttttcataaGAGGAATGGTTTTCCAGAGACCTGTTTTTAAGCAAGGAATtgacatgatcagattttcttttttaaaaaaatatctcttGCTGCAGTGGGAAACATTACCGGAAAGGACAAGACACGTCTTATACCCCTTAGCAGGATAGCAGTACTCCAGTCAACTAACTATACCTTGAACTAGAGTAGTAACTGTGTAGATGGTTAGGAGCACtttttgagctcctactatgtgccaagcattaaACTAAGCGTTGAGATGAAGCTTCTGCCTTCAAATACTTGTGATCTTGTGTTGAAAAGAGAGTCACAAACACGTAGTTATACCATCCCATAATACATACAAAGTTTAATTAAGAGAACTCTTTTACACTTTAAGAACTCCAAGAAGCCTCTGTTGTTCCCCTAACTCTTTTGTCTTTGTGCCTCATTACTTTTACCATCCTTTATGAAGTCCAACTCTTGTCCCTCCCATTGCTATTTTAGTTCTTTATCCATTCCACAAACTGGTTGTGTAAGGGAAACCCATTGCCAAGAGACAGGTTACAGTTACTATCCACTCAGTTCCTGACGGTGAGTGAATCCTCTTCACGCTGATTCCTCTCTTGCAGCACACCTAGTCCCAGAATGAACTGCAGCAAGAACCCTGACTTCGTCCTCTCGGGGCTGTTCCGTGACCCAGAGAAACAGCAGTTCCTCTTTGGTCTCTTCTTGGCCCTCTACTTGCTGAGTCTCCTAGGAAACTTGCTATTTCTCCTAGCTATTTTTGCAGACATCCAtctccacactcccatgtacttcttcctcagccAGCTCTCCCTGGTGGATGTCTGCCTTACTTCCACCACAGTCCCCAAAATACTTGAAGATTTGTGGACCAGCAACAGATTCATCTCTTTCACTGGATGTCTAGCccaattatatttctttgttgtttttgctaATATGGACAATCTGCTTTTGACTGCCATGGCTATTGACCGCTACGCTGCCATCTGCCGTCCTCTGCACTATCCACTGCTAATGACTCCTTGCAGATGTGGGTTGCTGGTGGGTGGGTCATGGGGAGTGGCATACTCTGACTCTTTGATTCAAACCTTGTTG from Equus przewalskii isolate Varuska chromosome 19, EquPr2, whole genome shotgun sequence encodes the following:
- the LOC103542821 gene encoding olfactory receptor 1f45-like, giving the protein MNCSKNPDFVLSGLFRDPEKQQFLFGLFLALYLLSLLGNLLFLLAIFADIHLHTPMYFFLSQLSLVDVCLTSTTVPKILEDLWTSNRFISFTGCLAQLYFFVVFANMDNLLLTAMAIDRYAAICRPLHYPLLMTPCRCGLLVGGSWGVAYSDSLIQTLLLTRLSFYTNQEIPHFFCDFYPLLRLSCSDTHLNEDLMMVLTALLGISPLLCIVSSYAHIFHAVARVPSTQGKKKALATCSSHLSMVILFYSTVFATYLKPTSTSRSSGELVSAVMYTLVTPTLNPFIYSLRNKDVKSSLKRVLGMESSWD